From Deltaproteobacteria bacterium, a single genomic window includes:
- a CDS encoding 1-acyl-sn-glycerol-3-phosphate acyltransferase, with protein MRGSLRSLVLILLTAGSSVASILADRLLPGGNRAERVMGWWGRTFVRLGGWTFRVEGMENLPLGGAVLVANHQSVADIPMLLSAFPRPVGFLAKRELGEIPLFGKAMAAAGNLFIDRDDPRDAVRMLREAGARLRDGRLVVVFPEGTRSGDGSIGEFRPGAFYLAQKSGAPVVPVYLDGGYRAIPKGGLRVRPAELLVRVLPPLSPDEGAGGSKEQIAESVRARLVREGER; from the coding sequence ATGCGGGGCTCGCTGCGGTCCCTGGTCCTCATCCTGCTCACCGCGGGGTCCTCCGTCGCGTCGATCCTGGCCGACCGGTTGCTTCCCGGCGGGAACCGCGCGGAACGCGTCATGGGATGGTGGGGCCGTACCTTCGTTCGTTTGGGCGGGTGGACGTTCCGCGTCGAGGGGATGGAAAACCTCCCGCTTGGCGGGGCCGTCCTGGTGGCGAACCATCAGAGTGTCGCGGACATCCCGATGCTCCTGTCCGCGTTCCCGCGGCCGGTCGGGTTTCTCGCCAAGCGGGAACTGGGGGAGATCCCCCTGTTCGGGAAGGCGATGGCGGCGGCGGGGAACCTCTTCATCGACCGGGACGACCCGAGGGACGCGGTCCGCATGCTCCGGGAGGCCGGGGCGCGGCTCCGCGACGGACGGCTCGTGGTCGTCTTTCCGGAAGGGACCCGCAGCGGGGATGGGTCGATCGGGGAGTTCCGGCCGGGGGCCTTCTACCTCGCGCAGAAGTCCGGGGCGCCCGTCGTCCCGGTCTACCTCGACGGCGGGTACCGGGCGATCCCCAAGGGGGGCCTTCGCGTGCGGCCCGCCGAGCTCCTCGTCCGCGTGCTTCCCCCGCTTTCACCGGATGAAGGGGCGGGAGGATCGAAAGAACAGATCGCCGAGTCAGTGCGGGCACGGCTGGTTCGGGAAGGAGAAAGATGA